One Tubulanus polymorphus chromosome 5, tnTubPoly1.2, whole genome shotgun sequence DNA segment encodes these proteins:
- the LOC141905822 gene encoding mitochondrial import inner membrane translocase subunit tim16-like yields the protein MAKYIAQIIVLGAQVVGRAFTRALKQEITYSQQAAASRRNAAGNSQDPNSQASNALHGLSLDEAKKILHIDDIQDAEELQKKYEHLFNVNEKKNGGSLYIQSKVVRAKERIDEEITNTKEEESPTDDRSKTKQS from the exons ATG gcTAAATATATCGCACAGATCATCGTACTTGGCGCTCAAGTGGTAGGTCGTGCATTTACTAGAGCTTTGAAACAGGAAATAACCTACAGCCAACAAGCAGCAGCGAGTAGGCGCAACGCGGCGGGAAATTCACAAGACCCTAATTCACAAGCCAGTAATGCATTACACGGACTCAGTTTAGAC gAGGCGAAAAAGATTCTGCACATCGATGATATACAAGATGCGGAAGAATTACAGAAAAAATACgaacatttatttaatgtgaatgaaaagaaaaatggcGGATCGTTATACATCCAGTCAAAG GTTGTACGCGCGAAGGAACGAATAGACGAAGAAATCACAAATACGAAGGAAGAAGAATCACCGACAGACGATCGCTCTAAAACTAAACAATCCTGA
- the LOC141905149 gene encoding alpha-1,3-mannosyl-glycoprotein 4-beta-N-acetylglucosaminyltransferase B-like isoform X2 produces the protein MRIYKKSVLLLVVGLLFVFITWIAVLTGPDLNREELLQKKLSELRDRVHFVDTLNKEREHDIMMLRRKFHILHEQLRKISAKNESLRWSAGMPEYLRQVFSNLSLANLEVQPPNIFHLMPHLSEHPEALVPKFKVSNSRKEVVGIPTIKREEVIYLYETLKSVLDGLNDEEKDDCLIIVFIAEPDDLNYIHKLANDIKTHFPAAVDSGLLEIISPSALFYPNFDEIRQTLGDSKQRVKWRTKQNLDYSFLMMYARTKGTYYVQLEDDVITKPGFFSVMKNFALNQKSEDWILLEFSLLGFIGKLFKSADLPTVIEFFLMFYKDKPIDWLLDHLLNVKTCHPEKDNKHCERMKASVRIKYKPSLFQHIGIHSSLKGKIQKLKDRSFVVAKLHRAHANPPAEVSTTLKVFHYYHLDRAYRGETFFWGLIPHPGDVVLFNFSPPIEIEGYYFKSGNAEHPGDQLYNTTVEVLPKTYIDKDLGSIDNKPAVTNYPRTNDGYLIIGSFSLGVAQNTVLPSIGPVTKLRLHIHSASANWVILSEIHIKAMKRNTGSSPP, from the exons ATGAGGATTTACAAGAAAAGTGTTCTACTATTAGTGGTGGGATTATTGTTCGTATTCATAACGTGGATCGCTGTGCTAACTGGACCAG ATTTGAATCGAGAGGAACTGTTGCAGAAGAAACTGTCTGAATTACGCGACAGGGTTCACTTCGTCGACACGTTGAATAAAGAACGCGAACACGACATAATGATGTTGAGGAGAAAATTCCACATTCTTCACGAACAGTTGCGTAAAATAAGCGCTAAAAATGAAAG TTTACGCTGGTCGGCCGGGATGCCCGAATATCTTCGACAAGTATTCTCGAATCTGTCGCTAGCTAATCTCGAGGTACAGCCTCCGAATATTTTTCATCTGATGCCTCATCTGAGCGAACATCCAGAAGCGTTAGTACCGAAGTTCAAAGTCTCGAATTCCCGGAAGGAAG TAGTCGGCATTCCCACCATTAAAAGAGAGGAAGTCATATATCTATACGAAACGTTGAAATCTGTGTTGGATGGTTTGAATGATGAAGAAAAAGACGATTGTCTCATTATTGTTTTCATCGCTGAG CCAGATGATCTCAACTATATACACAAGCTCGCCAATGATATAAAAACTCA TTTTCCAGCTGCCGTCGACAGCGGTCTTTTGGAAATCATTTCACCTTCTGCGTTGTTCTATCCCAATTTCGACGAGATCCGACAAACCTTGGGCGATTCGAAACAGCGAGTCAA ATGGCGAACTAAACAGAATCTTGATTACTCTTTCCTGATGATGTATGCAAGAACTAAAGGCACATATTATGTACAG ctGGAAGATGATGTTATAACGAAGCCAGGATTTTTCTCGGTGATGAAGAATTTTGCTCTCAATCAAAAATCGGAAGATTGGATCTTATTGGAATTTTCACTATTAGGATTCATAG GGAAACTTTTTAAATCAGCAGATTTGCCGACTGTGATTGAATTTTTCCTGATGTTTTATAAGGATAAACCAATCGATTGGCTCCTAGATCATTTACTCAACGTGAAAACTTGTCACCCTGAAAAAGATAAT aaACATTGCGAAAGAATGAAAGCTAGCGTAAGAATCAAATACAAACCTTCATTGTTTCAACATATAGGAATTCATTCATCGTTGAAGGGAAAAATACAAAAGCTGAAG gatcGATCATTTGTAGTGGCGAAATTACATCGAGCTCATGCGAATCCACCAGCTGAAGTATCGACAACTCTCAAAGTTTtccattattatcatttagatCGTGCATATCGCGGAGAGACATTCTTCTGGGGTCTAATTCCTCACCCCGGCGATGTGgttcttttcaatttttcaccTCCGATCGAAATTGAAGG GTATTACTTTAAAAGTGGAAATGCCGAACATCCTGGCGACCAGTTGTACAATACGACCGTCGAAGTGTTGCCTAAAACGTATATCGATAAAGATTTAGGATCTATAGACAATAAACCAGCGGTAACCAATTATCCTCGCACCAATGATGGTTACCTGATCATCGGCAGTTTCAGTCTGGGTGTAGCTCAGAATACAGTATTACCTAGTATTGGTCCAGTGACTAAATTGCGACTACACATTCATTCCGCTAGTGCTAACTGGGTTATATTAAGTGAG ATTCATATTAAAGCGATGAAAAGAAACACAGGGAGCAGTCCGCCTTGA
- the LOC141905149 gene encoding alpha-1,3-mannosyl-glycoprotein 4-beta-N-acetylglucosaminyltransferase B-like isoform X1 translates to MRIYKKSVLLLVVGLLFVFITWIAVLTGPDLNREELLQKKLSELRDRVHFVDTLNKEREHDIMMLRRKFHILHEQLRKISAKNESLRWSAGMPEYLRQVFSNLSLANLEVQPPNIFHLMPHLSEHPEALVPKFKVSNSRKEVSIVVGIPTIKREEVIYLYETLKSVLDGLNDEEKDDCLIIVFIAEPDDLNYIHKLANDIKTHFPAAVDSGLLEIISPSALFYPNFDEIRQTLGDSKQRVKWRTKQNLDYSFLMMYARTKGTYYVQLEDDVITKPGFFSVMKNFALNQKSEDWILLEFSLLGFIGKLFKSADLPTVIEFFLMFYKDKPIDWLLDHLLNVKTCHPEKDNKHCERMKASVRIKYKPSLFQHIGIHSSLKGKIQKLKDRSFVVAKLHRAHANPPAEVSTTLKVFHYYHLDRAYRGETFFWGLIPHPGDVVLFNFSPPIEIEGYYFKSGNAEHPGDQLYNTTVEVLPKTYIDKDLGSIDNKPAVTNYPRTNDGYLIIGSFSLGVAQNTVLPSIGPVTKLRLHIHSASANWVILSEIHIKAMKRNTGSSPP, encoded by the exons ATGAGGATTTACAAGAAAAGTGTTCTACTATTAGTGGTGGGATTATTGTTCGTATTCATAACGTGGATCGCTGTGCTAACTGGACCAG ATTTGAATCGAGAGGAACTGTTGCAGAAGAAACTGTCTGAATTACGCGACAGGGTTCACTTCGTCGACACGTTGAATAAAGAACGCGAACACGACATAATGATGTTGAGGAGAAAATTCCACATTCTTCACGAACAGTTGCGTAAAATAAGCGCTAAAAATGAAAG TTTACGCTGGTCGGCCGGGATGCCCGAATATCTTCGACAAGTATTCTCGAATCTGTCGCTAGCTAATCTCGAGGTACAGCCTCCGAATATTTTTCATCTGATGCCTCATCTGAGCGAACATCCAGAAGCGTTAGTACCGAAGTTCAAAGTCTCGAATTCCCGGAAGGAAG TGTCAATAGTAGTCGGCATTCCCACCATTAAAAGAGAGGAAGTCATATATCTATACGAAACGTTGAAATCTGTGTTGGATGGTTTGAATGATGAAGAAAAAGACGATTGTCTCATTATTGTTTTCATCGCTGAG CCAGATGATCTCAACTATATACACAAGCTCGCCAATGATATAAAAACTCA TTTTCCAGCTGCCGTCGACAGCGGTCTTTTGGAAATCATTTCACCTTCTGCGTTGTTCTATCCCAATTTCGACGAGATCCGACAAACCTTGGGCGATTCGAAACAGCGAGTCAA ATGGCGAACTAAACAGAATCTTGATTACTCTTTCCTGATGATGTATGCAAGAACTAAAGGCACATATTATGTACAG ctGGAAGATGATGTTATAACGAAGCCAGGATTTTTCTCGGTGATGAAGAATTTTGCTCTCAATCAAAAATCGGAAGATTGGATCTTATTGGAATTTTCACTATTAGGATTCATAG GGAAACTTTTTAAATCAGCAGATTTGCCGACTGTGATTGAATTTTTCCTGATGTTTTATAAGGATAAACCAATCGATTGGCTCCTAGATCATTTACTCAACGTGAAAACTTGTCACCCTGAAAAAGATAAT aaACATTGCGAAAGAATGAAAGCTAGCGTAAGAATCAAATACAAACCTTCATTGTTTCAACATATAGGAATTCATTCATCGTTGAAGGGAAAAATACAAAAGCTGAAG gatcGATCATTTGTAGTGGCGAAATTACATCGAGCTCATGCGAATCCACCAGCTGAAGTATCGACAACTCTCAAAGTTTtccattattatcatttagatCGTGCATATCGCGGAGAGACATTCTTCTGGGGTCTAATTCCTCACCCCGGCGATGTGgttcttttcaatttttcaccTCCGATCGAAATTGAAGG GTATTACTTTAAAAGTGGAAATGCCGAACATCCTGGCGACCAGTTGTACAATACGACCGTCGAAGTGTTGCCTAAAACGTATATCGATAAAGATTTAGGATCTATAGACAATAAACCAGCGGTAACCAATTATCCTCGCACCAATGATGGTTACCTGATCATCGGCAGTTTCAGTCTGGGTGTAGCTCAGAATACAGTATTACCTAGTATTGGTCCAGTGACTAAATTGCGACTACACATTCATTCCGCTAGTGCTAACTGGGTTATATTAAGTGAG ATTCATATTAAAGCGATGAAAAGAAACACAGGGAGCAGTCCGCCTTGA
- the LOC141905148 gene encoding protein FAM227B-like, which yields MEDMMEGDIEPVGVDSRLQAVIDKIEKREKKAAEKLKSGKQAFNKDNPPRNYEEFLEMENLDEWPERMTSEGPLALDESDYMFKSPDDVIQLLKEAAPIDLSMLDSLEEKLLQIESTLLKYSEKMVTDETRESKIDQNMFYAPLKAQELCEVSDQSPRRKKDLTDSVVEMRKKAVEFCSFPGFRKRELTELPSQLEAPQILNRVSKAQDYNAGFKKFWKKIFQSEASVAIMQDSFWWFFIEKFEKNRGHEQDLLFDRIADSFVALITSINPEIKDKFFQYYSDCLCQAIYATYYEAFPESLKHFNDSFKLELVNTINQWVTGVKPMPQSWTHWNIKRLLKKQLQIRDENSIAKGGPQTVSTQSIENFTSIDLDIDGFEKMVTKLGDQTRPLSRGATVSPQALSREPTKTTTVSSLPQSNNVQVVSTSRQAQCGTPKLQVLESHQIGPGPTLQRVMFNTFGRSPLVAHYLQMRELNSGEHVMKMKRTEIAKLPEAAPTYKELIDNRVAMSDALSKQYHKICEQTNLELLDIDKRKRDINKKINRLQKELLFIKDPLELKAMSERILDMRERNVPITFTSGGAAGSDEDDTAPDSTNHHT from the exons ATGGAAGATATGATGGAGGGGGATATTGAACCGGTGGGTGTCGACTCGAGATTACAAGCAGTCATCGACAAGATAGAAAAACGTGAAAAAAAGGCGGCAGAAAAACTGAAATCTGGTAAACAAGcgtttaataaagataatccACCAAGAAATTATGAGGAATTTTTGGAAATGGAGAATTTG GATGAATGGCCTGAACGAATGACTTCAGAAGGTCCACTTGCTTTGGATGAAAGTGATTACATGTTCAAAAGTCCTGACGATGTAATTCAACTGTTGAAAGAAGCAGCGC CCATTGATTTATCAATGCTGGATTCACTCGAAGAAAAACTGTTGCAAATCGAATCGACGTTGCTAAAATATTCTGAGAAAATGGTCACCGATGAAACGCGAGAATCTAAAATTGATCAAAACATGTTCTACGCTCCCCTCAAAG CTCAAGAACTTTGTGAAGTTTCCGATCAATCACCGAGGAGAAAAAAG GATTTAACCGATTCTGTCGTCGAAATGAGAAAGAAAGCAGTCGAATTTTGCTCATTTCCCGGTTTCCGTAAAAGAGAACTCACCGAATTGCCGAGTCAGCTAGAGGCACCGCAAATTCTGAATCGCGTTTCAAAAGCCCAAGATTACAAT GCTGGATTTAAGAAATTTTGGAAGAAGATTTTCCAGTCGGAAGCATCAGTGGCCATTATGCAAGATTCATTCTGGTGGTTTTTCATTGAGAAATTTGAG AAAAATCGCGGACACGAACAAGATTTATTGTTCGATAGAATTGCCGATAGTTTTGTCGCCTTGATAACAAGCATCAATCCTGAAATCAAGGACAAATTCTTTCAA TATTATAGCGATTGTTTGTGTCAGGCGATTTATGCAACTTATTACGAAGCGTTTCCTGAATCTCTGAAACATTTCAACGATTCGTTCAAACTAGAACTAGTGAATACTATCAACCAGTGGGTTACAG GCGTGAAGCCGATGCCTCAGAGTTGGACTCATTGGAATATTAAACGATTGCTGAAAAAGCAACTGCAAATTCGCGATGAAAACAGTATAGCTAAAGGTGGACCGCAAACTGTATCAACGCAATCTATAGAAAACTTCA CGAGTATTGATTTAGATATCGACGGATTTGAGAAGATGGTCACAAAACTCGGCGATCAAACTCGTCCGCTTTCTCGCGGCGCTACCGTTAGTCCGCAGGCTTTATCCCGCGAACCGACAAAAACGACTACAGTATCGTCCTTACCGCAGAGCAATAATGTACAAGTGGTATCTACATCCAGACAAGCTCAATGCGGCACGCCGAAGTTACAAGTATTAGAG TCGCATCAGATTGGTCCGGGACCGACTCTACAGCGAGTGATGTTTAATACATTTGGTCGTAGTCCGCTTGTCGCTCACTATCTACAGATGAGAGAATTAAACAGCGGTGAACAcgtcatgaaaatgaaacgaaCTGAAATCGCTAAACTACC TGAAGCAGCACCTACTTATAAAGAATTGATTGATAACCGCGTAGCTATGTCTGATGCACTGAGTAAACAATATCACAA GATATGCGAACAAACAAACCTGGAATTGTTAGATATAGACAAACGAAAGAGGGAtatcaacaaaaaaatcaACCGCTTACAAAAAGAGCTCCTGTTTATCAAAGATCCTCTCGAACTGAAAGCTATGAGTGAAAGGATACTAGATATGAGG GAGAGAAATGTACCGATCACTTTTACATCAGGGGGTGCAGCTGGATCTGACGAAGACGACACAGCACCAGATTCAACCAATCATCACACATAG